In Palleronia sp. LCG004, a single window of DNA contains:
- a CDS encoding TIGR01459 family HAD-type hydrolase — MTRIIEALEEISDEYDALFCDLWGCVHDGIAALPEAVEALRAYRARGGSVVLLTNAPRPRASVALQIEALGVPDDAWDTIATSGDAARDAMFRGAVGSRIYFMGEERDHVFFEPIATVEDPVAIERVPLGEAEGIVVTGPFDPSEPPEAVRPQLLSAKARGLKLLSANPDIVVDKGDKREFCGGAIAELYKSMGGEVLSFGKPHPPVYDLARRRLAEFGDPVPDERILAIGDGIATDVLGGALEGLDVLFVSGGLALKETATERQPEPEALDRFLDTQRANPEFTIGKLR, encoded by the coding sequence ATGACGCGGATCATCGAGGCGCTCGAAGAGATCTCGGACGAGTATGACGCGCTCTTCTGCGATCTCTGGGGCTGCGTGCATGACGGGATTGCGGCGCTGCCCGAAGCGGTCGAGGCCCTCAGGGCCTATCGGGCGCGTGGCGGCTCGGTCGTGCTGCTGACCAATGCGCCGCGGCCCCGCGCCTCGGTGGCCCTGCAGATCGAGGCGCTGGGCGTGCCCGATGACGCCTGGGATACGATTGCGACCTCGGGCGACGCGGCGCGCGACGCCATGTTCCGCGGAGCGGTCGGGTCCCGCATCTACTTCATGGGGGAGGAGCGGGACCATGTCTTCTTCGAACCCATCGCGACCGTCGAAGATCCGGTTGCGATCGAGCGCGTCCCGCTCGGGGAGGCCGAGGGGATCGTGGTGACAGGCCCGTTCGACCCATCCGAGCCACCCGAGGCCGTTCGGCCGCAGCTTCTCTCGGCCAAGGCGCGGGGGCTGAAGCTTCTGAGCGCGAATCCCGACATCGTCGTCGACAAGGGCGACAAGCGCGAATTCTGCGGCGGCGCGATCGCCGAGCTCTACAAATCGATGGGCGGCGAGGTCCTGTCCTTCGGAAAGCCGCATCCGCCGGTCTATGACCTGGCGCGCAGGCGGCTTGCCGAATTCGGTGACCCGGTGCCGGACGAGCGCATCCTCGCCATCGGCGACGGTATCGCGACCGACGTGCTCGGAGGCGCGCTCGAAGGGCTCGACGTGCTGTTCGTCTCGGGCGGACTGGCGCTGAAGGAAACCGCCACCGAACGTCAGCCCGAGCCGGAGGCACTCGACCGCTTCCTGGACACGCAGCGCGCCAATCCCGAATTCACCATCGGCAAGCTGCGCTGA
- a CDS encoding manganese-dependent inorganic pyrophosphatase, producing MSTLVFGHKAPDTDTTGSAILWAWYLNDVLGQTAEAVLLGEPNTEAAWLLKKYDLPKPRIIDDVEDGQRVVIVDTNNPAELPANINNADIRRIIDHHRLVPGLQTKGPINITMKPLACTATIIHKLIGRDAEQMPDWAKGTMLACILSDTLEFRSPTTTETDKKLARKLAEELDVQIPAFASDMFAAKSDVSAFSDAELLRMDSKETEIDGRKFRVSVLETTSPETVLSRKDALIASMRDVAEEDGVEEVLLFIVDILKEEATMLLPNDTVRGIAEKSFSTVCGKEADQVVLPGIVSRKKQIIPNLTL from the coding sequence ATGAGCACCCTCGTCTTCGGCCACAAGGCACCCGACACCGACACGACCGGATCCGCCATCCTCTGGGCGTGGTATCTGAACGACGTGCTCGGCCAGACGGCCGAAGCCGTCCTGTTGGGCGAGCCCAACACCGAAGCCGCCTGGCTTCTGAAGAAGTACGACCTTCCGAAGCCGCGGATCATCGACGACGTGGAGGACGGACAGCGGGTCGTCATCGTCGATACCAACAATCCTGCGGAGCTTCCGGCCAACATCAACAATGCCGACATCCGCCGCATCATCGATCACCACCGCCTGGTGCCCGGATTGCAGACCAAGGGTCCGATCAACATCACGATGAAGCCGCTGGCCTGCACGGCGACGATCATCCACAAGCTGATCGGTCGCGACGCCGAGCAGATGCCCGACTGGGCGAAGGGCACGATGCTGGCCTGCATCCTGAGCGACACACTCGAATTCCGCTCGCCGACCACGACCGAGACGGACAAGAAGCTCGCGCGCAAGCTCGCCGAAGAGCTCGATGTCCAGATCCCCGCCTTCGCCTCGGACATGTTCGCGGCAAAGTCCGACGTCTCGGCCTTCTCGGATGCGGAACTCCTGCGGATGGACAGCAAGGAGACCGAGATCGACGGTCGCAAGTTCCGGGTGAGCGTGCTCGAGACGACATCCCCGGAAACCGTGCTGAGCCGCAAGGACGCACTGATCGCGTCGATGCGCGACGTCGCCGAGGAGGATGGCGTCGAGGAAGTCCTGCTCTTCATCGTCGATATCCTGAAGGAAGAAGCGACGATGCTCCTGCCCAACGACACCGTCCGCGGCATCGCCGAGAAGAGCTTCTCGACCGTCTGCGGCAAGGAAGCCGATCAGGTCGTGCTGCCCGGGATCGTGTCGCGCAAGAAGCAGATCATCCCGAACCTGACGCTCTGA
- a CDS encoding DUF2161 domain-containing phosphodiesterase → MTARETDLYAPLKAFLESQGYEVKGEVGRVDLMAVRGAEPPVLVEMKLSFTLSLVHQGIDRQALSDWVYLAVPHPKGGVRKRPLALCRRLGLGLVTVRMNDALVTVHCDPAPFAPRRFPARQGRLLREFARLEGDPNIGGGTRRGLMTAYRQDALRCAAHLAVEGPARGAETARATGVATATRIMRDNHHGWFRKVRTGVYDLSEAGHRAIPDRD, encoded by the coding sequence ATGACCGCGCGCGAAACCGATCTCTACGCTCCCCTGAAGGCGTTTCTGGAAAGCCAGGGCTACGAGGTGAAGGGGGAGGTGGGGCGCGTCGACCTGATGGCCGTCCGGGGTGCCGAGCCGCCCGTCCTGGTCGAGATGAAGCTCTCGTTCACGCTTTCGCTCGTCCATCAGGGAATCGACCGGCAGGCGCTCAGCGACTGGGTCTATCTCGCGGTGCCGCATCCGAAGGGCGGGGTCCGCAAGCGCCCTCTCGCGCTCTGCCGTCGCCTGGGGCTCGGCCTCGTCACCGTGCGGATGAATGACGCGCTCGTGACGGTCCATTGCGATCCCGCTCCCTTCGCGCCGCGCCGGTTCCCGGCACGACAGGGGCGGCTCCTGCGCGAATTCGCACGGCTCGAGGGCGATCCCAATATCGGCGGGGGAACGCGGCGCGGATTAATGACGGCCTATCGGCAGGATGCGCTCCGATGCGCGGCCCACCTGGCGGTCGAAGGTCCCGCGCGTGGTGCCGAGACCGCGCGCGCGACGGGTGTCGCCACGGCGACGCGGATCATGCGCGACAACCATCACGGCTGGTTCCGGAAGGTCCGTACGGGCGTCTACGACCTGAGCGAGGCGGGTCACCGGGCGATTCCCGACCGGGACTGA